A segment of the Desulfobacterales bacterium genome:
CCCAGTGTGCCCAAGCGATCGGATGCATTCCACACGCAGTGTACCAAGTGCCATAAGGAAATCGAAGCTGGCCCTCAGGAGGGTCCTGATGGCTGCGCGTCGTGCCATGTCAGGTAACTTTGTATGATTTAGCAGATGTTATGCGCTTTCATTTTATACTTTTAACAACAAAAGGTTGAAACCATGCTAAAAAAATTATTTGGCGGTTTGGCAACGCCCCGGATTGATTACATTCCCCTGGAAGGCAGGCTTCCCGTACCGGTCAACATTTTGCTGCCGCCTAAAGTGACCCTGGTCCTGGATATTGCCATGGATGCTAAAGATGCGATTTTACCCAAAATCGGCGACACGGTCAAAACCGGCCAGAAATTGACACTTGTCGAAGACGGTCGCGTGTACGCCATTTCTCCGGCAACCGGAACCATCTCTGCCGTCACACCTTTCCGGGGTGAAATGGGCCAGGTCGGCACAGCCGTTTTGATAGATACCGCCAAAAAAGAAGATCCCGACGATCAGTTTGCCGCTGCCGCCCAGGAACCCGCGCTGGCTTCCGCTGCCGCTTTTCTGGCCGGTCTTCCCGGCAACCCGCCCTTTAAAGTGTTCGGCGATCCGGAAAAATCGATCCATACCATCGTCATCAACGGCGCCGACGGGGACCTGCTGGTTGCCACCCAACAGTTTGTCGTTCAATCCCGGATAGACGCCATCGCCAAAGGTATCGCCGTATTGAAAAGAATCACCGGCATTGAAAACGTAACCCTGGCTGTTCCGGTAAACGTCATGGGCGGGTATGGTTCCATTGGCGCGGAGGTAAAATTCGTTGACACGGCCTATCCTTCGGCCCTGCCGCATATGATCCTGAAAGACGTCCTGGGCAAGGTGATCCCGGCCGGCAAAGGGGCGGAGGACTTAGGCGTCTGCATCTTTAATGCCGAAGCCGTCGCGTCCATCGGGCGCGCCTATGAAGACGGCAAAATCCCCTTTCAAAAGCTCTTGACGGTCATTAAAAAAGACGGCAGCAAAGGTCTGGTCTCCGCCCGGATCGGCACACCGGTTAAAGATATATTAAAGGCGGTCGGCGAGACCGTCGCCGACAGGGACCGGGTCATTCTGGGCGGCCCGATGACGGGCGTTTCGATTTATACCCTTGATTATCCGGTCCGGCCGGATACCGATGCCCTCATGATCCAGGATAAAGACAGCATCCCCTTTGTGTCCGATTATCCCTGCATCAACTGCGGGGAATGCCTGCGTGTCTGCCCGGCCAAAATTCCCATCAACATGCTGGTTCGCTTTCTGGAGGCCGGACAGTACCAGGAAGCCGTCGATCTGTATGACCTTTATGCCTGCTTTGAATGCGGGTTGTGCAGTTATGTCTGTGTTTCCCGAATCCCGATTTTTCAATATATCCGGCTGGCAAAATATGAGCTCAATCGAATCGAAACAGCGGAGGTAACGAATGTTTAACCAGAAGAAATTCATCGTATCCCATGCACCCTTCTGGCACGATGAAAGCAAGGTTTCTGTTCGCTATTATAACATTTTAATAGCGACCCTGCCGGCCGTCATCTTCGGCATCATACAGTATGGCATGCCGGCAGTGGCAGTGGTCTCGCTGTCCGTTTCCTCTGCGATCTTCTGGGAACTGCTGATGAACCGTTTGACCAAACGCCCCATCACCATCACAGACGGCAATGCAGCGCTTATCGGCATGTTATTTGCCATGCTGCTGCCGGCAACCTCCCCCTGGTGGCTGGTGGTCACCGGCACCTTTGTGGCGATCGTCATCGGCAAGCACATCTATGGCGGTATCGGCGCCAACCCCTTTAACCCGGTCATGGTGGGAATCGCCATACTGACCCTCTCCTGGAAGGGTTTTTTGAATTTTGACCAGGCCCTGCTCAATTATGACCTTGGTTATAGTATGGTTTACCCCCTGGCCGCACTTAAAAATTTCGGGACGGTTGCAATCGGGGCTTTCAGCCCGGGAGACCTTTTACTGGGCCGCCAGTCCGGCGGAATCGGCGCAACTTTTGGACTGGGTCTTATCATCGGGGGCATCTATCTGATGCTGAGAGGTTTTATCCGCTGGGAAATATCGGTATCGTTCCTGGCCGGCGTGTTCATCACCGCCCTGATATTTCACCTGTTTGACGGCGCCCGCTTTGGCGGACCCGTTTTTCACATTCTGACCGGCTATACCCTCATCGGCGCTATATTTCTGGCCACCGAAGATTCGTCCTCTCCGGCGAACCTGATCCCGATGTTTATCTATGGCGCCGGCGGCGGGATCTTAACGATGTTGATCCGAAATATTGGTATTTTTCATGATGGGGTTGTTTTTGCAATCCTGATCATGAATATCTTAAACCCTCTCCTGGACAAAATCCGGCCAAAAGCGATTGGAAAGGTTGTATAACATGCGTGAAATGATAAAAATGATTGTTGTACTAACGGTCTTAAGCGTTTTTTCCGGCGGGCTGCTGGCTGCCGTCCGAAATGGAACAATGGATAAAATCGAAAATCAGCAGCTCCAATTCGTCAAGGGCCCCGCTATCAGTGCGATTTTAGAGGGCGCCTCCAACAATCCCATCTCCGACAGGTTCAAGTTAAAAGATGCCGAATCAGAACGAAGTTTTTTTGTCGGCGTTTTTAACGGCGAAGCCAATGCCGTCGCCTTTGAGAGCTTCGGCAAGGGGTTCGGCGGAGAACTGGGTGTCATGATCGGCGTCAATACCAAGGACGATAAAATTGTCGGCGTCGGTATCACCACCCACAGTGAAACTCCCGGGGTCGGCTCCCGGGCAAAATCAGACCCTTCTTTCGCGGCCCAATTCAAAGGGGTCCCTTTGGCCGAGGAATTCAAAGTCAAATCCGACGGCGGTCAGGTGGATGCGGTCAGCGGTGCGACGGTGACATCGCGTGCCGTTTCTGCTGCCCTGACGGACGCCGGCAAGGTATATCAGCGAATGAAACCTCAACTTTCTGAAAAATTAAAAAGTTTTACAAAATAGAGCAGTATCCACAGGGAGATTCAAGATGGCAA
Coding sequences within it:
- a CDS encoding RnfABCDGE type electron transport complex subunit D, whose amino-acid sequence is MFNQKKFIVSHAPFWHDESKVSVRYYNILIATLPAVIFGIIQYGMPAVAVVSLSVSSAIFWELLMNRLTKRPITITDGNAALIGMLFAMLLPATSPWWLVVTGTFVAIVIGKHIYGGIGANPFNPVMVGIAILTLSWKGFLNFDQALLNYDLGYSMVYPLAALKNFGTVAIGAFSPGDLLLGRQSGGIGATFGLGLIIGGIYLMLRGFIRWEISVSFLAGVFITALIFHLFDGARFGGPVFHILTGYTLIGAIFLATEDSSSPANLIPMFIYGAGGGILTMLIRNIGIFHDGVVFAILIMNILNPLLDKIRPKAIGKVV
- a CDS encoding 4Fe-4S dicluster domain-containing protein, translating into MLKKLFGGLATPRIDYIPLEGRLPVPVNILLPPKVTLVLDIAMDAKDAILPKIGDTVKTGQKLTLVEDGRVYAISPATGTISAVTPFRGEMGQVGTAVLIDTAKKEDPDDQFAAAAQEPALASAAAFLAGLPGNPPFKVFGDPEKSIHTIVINGADGDLLVATQQFVVQSRIDAIAKGIAVLKRITGIENVTLAVPVNVMGGYGSIGAEVKFVDTAYPSALPHMILKDVLGKVIPAGKGAEDLGVCIFNAEAVASIGRAYEDGKIPFQKLLTVIKKDGSKGLVSARIGTPVKDILKAVGETVADRDRVILGGPMTGVSIYTLDYPVRPDTDALMIQDKDSIPFVSDYPCINCGECLRVCPAKIPINMLVRFLEAGQYQEAVDLYDLYACFECGLCSYVCVSRIPIFQYIRLAKYELNRIETAEVTNV
- a CDS encoding RnfABCDGE type electron transport complex subunit G — encoded protein: MREMIKMIVVLTVLSVFSGGLLAAVRNGTMDKIENQQLQFVKGPAISAILEGASNNPISDRFKLKDAESERSFFVGVFNGEANAVAFESFGKGFGGELGVMIGVNTKDDKIVGVGITTHSETPGVGSRAKSDPSFAAQFKGVPLAEEFKVKSDGGQVDAVSGATVTSRAVSAALTDAGKVYQRMKPQLSEKLKSFTK